TCACACCCCGCAGTACCTGCATCTCTGTGGCCCCTGCCTACCCCTTGCCCTGGTCTCTGCCCCCAgacccagcagctgctgggggaccggGGCAGTGAGCACTCGCCCCTGGAGCGCGACAGCCTGATGCCGTCAGATGAGGCGAGCGAGACATCACGGCAGCCCTGGGCGGCCTCGTCGCCGCGTGGCTCCCGGCACCTGGAGGATGAATACACAGACGCCTACCCCGACCTGTACCAGCCACACCGGCACCGCCACAGCGGGCTGCACAGCACCAATGGGCATGACTCCCAGGACCGCCTGCTGGAGCGTGACGGCGGCCAAGGCCACTGGCAGCGCAGCCGGCCCTGGGCCAAGGACAGCTACTGAGGGACCCCCGCCCGGGCCTGGCATCCCTGTCTCCAAGCAGCCCCGCAGGGctcagggagctgctgggcagggccCTGCGTGCCCAGAGCTTGTGTGTGCCTCCAGCTGAGCCacgggcagggggcacctcccctctttcccccacccccagcctgcatggGTGTGACCCCTCCGGGCCTTGCGCAGGGTGGTAGGGGGGACACAAGTCATCTCCCTGCAGGCGACCCAGCTCAGTCTCCCAGGAGGGTGGCAGCGCAGCACAGAGACCCTGAAGAGCCAGGACTCCTAGGTTCCACTCCTGGCTTGGGCACCTCCCCCTgtaccctcttccccccctcacCGCTTCGAGGGCCAGGgacagggcagcccctgcccgaGCGCGTCACCCTCCCTCTCAGAATTGCACCCACGAATGCACGTCCACCAACCGTGCCCTGCCGCCCTCTGCCGGACGGAgcgggctggggggggctggggccgaTCCCCGTGGTGCCGCAGCAGCGCCTTTGTTACACCTTTTGTAGAAAGCACCGATCTCCCCGATGACACGTCGCCCGTTTCAACAAGAACCTTTGCAGATCATGTGTAGTGTCTGCCTTGCTTCCCGCGCGGGGGTGGGGGATCGACCCTGGGACTGCAGGGACCCCGCCTTGACCTTGCTACGCGGTGCGGGGGCCTCAGCTGGGAAGGGGAGATGCTAGCAGCATCCCCGCgtggggaggctgcaaggccAAGGTAGACAGAAAGTGCCAATGCCCCCATGGCCCCTAGCTGTGGCAAGGGGAAGGCTCCAGGGGACAGCAAGGCTGGTTCCTGCCTCAGGCTGCCAGCTGCATGTGCTTGGGTCCCTGGGACagtgggccaggggcagcagccctccccagctgctgcccagacagccCTGCTCATGGCACAGGCCAGCAGGAAGGGTGCACAGGTCTTGCCCCTCTCCTCAAGGCCTGACTGGACCGCCCACAGCCAGCCCTGGTGGCAAAGAGGGATAGCTGCCAAGACACATCCTGTCATTTATTCCTTGCCACAGGCCCAGCAAGGACTCAAAACACCAAAAGGGACCAAGTGGCAGGGGACagcaaagggggtgggagggaccctGAGGCATGAAACTGGCCCCGCAGCCGTGGGGAGCCCAAGAGTTGGGGGGAGAcaggccccctccagcccccagcaaaAGGAGTCTGGTTCCAGTCCCAAATCCTGCTTAAAACAGAAGGGTTTAATTCGAGCCACAGCTTGGCTCTGCTGAGGGTGGGGGGCACGGCCCCAAaggcccagctgccagggctgcatggggcaagATACAAGCTACAGGCCGtcacatggctgcagccccagcaggaggTTGCCAGGGCACAGGAACCCCCCTCCCAGGTctggaccatgaccccagggaggggtggggtgcagcaggctttTTTGGTCCCTGCTTGTCCCCTAACGGCTCTGCCCAACCCAGAGAGGTgaagcccaggctggggagggcctggttgagcaggggcagggagtggagtcCAGGCTGCTCCAGACACAGGGCAGTACCTGGCAGCCACAGGCAAAGTCTGGGGCAAAAAGGCCCCCTTCTCCAGCAGGCTCCCCTGGGAGAAAATGTTAGCACGCGGCATCCCGTGGCTCAGGCGAAGATGGTCTCCTCCCGCCGCTTCTTGGTGAGGATGGTGCCAGGCTTGTGCTGGGCGTCGGGGTGGTTGGCCAGCTCCGGCGGGCAAGAGGACACGGGGCTCTCCAGGATGGCCTGCTTCAGGTCGTAGAAGACAGCCGAGTCCTCCTTGGTGAGGAAGGTGATGGCCACACCGCTCTTGCCGGCTCGGCCCGTCCGGCCAATGCGGTGGATATAATCTGCAGAGAAACCAGTCAGGCAGTGCCAGGGTGCCAAGCTGTAGCCACCTCTGGGGTGTGGTACAGCCACGCAGCACTTGTGCCCCAAACGCAGCCACCTCGGGGGTGCGGCAGCTTGGAAGCAAAGCCAAGTGCCAGGAGCCTGCCTTCAGCAGCACCAGCAACCAGTGGCTCTGTGCTTCATCCTGTCCTGGCACACTGCCCCCACCCGTGTTCTGTGGAAGCTGCACTCGGTGCGCCCTGACAGTCACCCACGTGCCCGACTGAGGCTGGGGGGATGcacaggggggaggcagggactcaCCTTCGATGTTTTTGGCCATGTCGTAGTTCACCACCATGGAGACGTCCTGGATGTCGATACCACGGCCAGCCACGTCCGTGGCGACCAGGATGTCCTTGGCACCGGCCTTCAGGTTGGACAGGGCGAACTCTCGCTGCTCCTGGCCCTTGCCACCGTGCAGGGTGCAGGCATTGTACTGTTCAGATGAGAAAGGGCAGCTCAGAGCTGGGTTGGGGAGGTGCCATGGCACCAGTACCCATCTGGCAACGGCTTGAtgacctccccacccagcaggcgCTGCAGGCCCCAGGAGAAGAGTGAAAGCTGCACAGCCCTTGGGGGTGGGAACGGATCCAAGCTAGAGCCCCCTCCTGCGTAAGACGCAGGATCTGCAGGCCCGGTGGCTACACCACAGCCAACCTGCACAGGCAGCACCCTCAGCCCCGTGGCACCACTTACCCCCATCTTCTCCAGTGACTTCGCCAGCACATCGCAGCCCTTCTTCTGGTTGACGAAGATGATGATGGGTGGGTCGAAGCCCTGCTCCAGGATGGCTAGCAGCTTCTTCCTATTGAGGCAAATTTGCGGGGGGAGGAAATCAGcaggcaggacaggacaggacagcaaGGCCTTGCAGAGGCACCCCCCAGCCATGGCAGGCCCcaaggcccccccaccccacccccaaggctCCCCTGGGAAAGATGAAGCTTCCCAGCTAGGTGCCatggccccagtcccagcacagTCCCTGACTTGGTACCTCTTCTCCGACTCTGACATGAGGAAGACCTTCTGCTCCACGCGCTCGTGGGGCTTGCCAGCCGAGCCAATGTACACCACGGCTGGACGTCGCAGGTAGCTGCGAGCCAGGCGctccactgctggtggcatggtggCCGTGAACATCACCGTCTGCAAGAGAGATTGGGGCATGAGTGAGAGACCCAAGCTGGAGTGGCCTCAGGGGACTCCCCATCTTCTgggggggctggcatgggggaTCCCTGGAGCTGGAAGAGTCAGGACTGGGTCTCTCACCCCTCCCCCGGCTACTGAAACACcccctgcctctgtgctcacccaggctcctcctggggtTCTGGGGCTCATAACCCAACTTCCCCAACCACCCTGGACCACCCCTTCTGGGTCCAAGTGCAGCCCCAACACCCTCCCAGGCACCCAGCCCACACTGACCTGCCGGTACTTGTGCTTGCCCGACTCGAAGTTGGCCAGCATCTTCTCAGGATCCTCGGCCTCGTCGGTGTCAGGCTTCTGGTTGGTGACAGGCATGTGCTCCAGAATCTTCTGCACGTCAGGCTCGAAGCCCATGTCAATCATCCTGTCGGCCTCATCAAGCACCACATAGGTGCAGCGGCTCAGCACCAAGTACCGGTTCTCCAGCACGTCGATGAGCCGGCCTGGCGTGGCAATGACAATCTGCAAAGGGCGCCAGCATCAGACCCACTGCACTCCCCcggcccctcccacccccagccagggtctgaccCTGTGCTCACCTCGCAGCCCATGCGCAGCCGGAAACCCTGGTCCTCGCGGGAGATGCCCCCAATCACAGCCACAGTGCGAATGCCCAACGGCTTCCCAAACTTGATAGTCTCCTCCTCGATCTGCTGGGCCAGCTCTCGCGTGGGGGCCAGGATGATGGCATAGGGGCCCTGGTCCGATTCCTCAATCCTGCATGATGACATGGTAGGCATGGGACCGTGCCACCCAGCTACCCCatctgccctccctgccctgctcacagGCCGGCAGCTCTCACCTGTCGATCTTGGGCAGCGTGGTGATCCAAACCAGCAAGGGGATCAGGAAGGCAGCCGTCTTGCCACTGCCAGTCTCAGCCACGCCGATGATGTCGCGGTTCTGCAGGCCGATGGGAATGGCCTGGCGCTGGATGGGGGTGGGTTCCTGGACAGCAGGGAATGGAGCCAGTGAGAAGGGAGCAGAGCCCCGCAGGGCAGCCAGGACTCCCAGGCCCCCCTATCTTAAACCATACTCCTCCCAGACTAGGAACTCTGGGCCAGGGACTGAGCCCAGCTCATGGTGAGAATGGGCTGCGCACCCTTGGCAGGGAGAGAGAGTTTGCGCTTACCTTGTAGCCGCACTTGTCGATCACCTCTAAGATGTGGGGAGGCAAGGAGGAGTCCTTCCAGGAGCGGATGGGGTTGGGGATCTTGCCGCCCTTGGTGGTGATGCTGTAGTCCTCGCGGAAGATGCGCCAATCTCTGTCCGTCATTTCATCCAGCTTCTTCTGCGACCAGTGCCGGTCATCCCAGCGCTGCTTGGCTTCCTTCTTCCGCAGCTTGCGCAACCGGGCCCTGCGGGGAGGGAATACCGGTAATCAGGTCTCCCGTGtgctctgctgggcagaagccacctgcCACCCTTGCTGGGCAAACGTGGGGAAGAATGTagccagcctcacctcagacATCCCAGAAGCACCTCAGCTCTAGCCCCATGGAGGCCTCACACCTGCACCCAAACCACTTGACCTCGTGCCCCATCCCTGCGCCCTTGTAGTGCAGCTAGTGCCTGTGACCGGCCCTGGGAACCCTGCAGCCGTGGACCAGACCCAAGGCTCCACACCGTAACCAGCGCCCCCAAAACACGTCTGGTGTCAG
This sequence is a window from Alligator mississippiensis isolate rAllMis1 chromosome 15, rAllMis1, whole genome shotgun sequence. Protein-coding genes within it:
- the DDX23 gene encoding probable ATP-dependent RNA helicase DDX23, whose product is MAGELVEKKERDPSPAKEDRKRSRSPDRDRERDRKSPPGKDRKRHRSRERRRGSRSRSRSRSKSADRERRHKDRERDRNKKDRDREKDGHRRDKDRKRSRSLSPSRGKDSKFRKDRDSRRAAEEEEDAALRKEKAQPLSLEELLAKKKAEEEAEAKPKFLSKAEREAEALKRRQQEVEERQRLIEEERKKRKQFQDMGRKMLEDPQERERRERRERMERETNGNEDEEGRQKIREEKDKSKELHAIKERYLGGVKKRRRTRHLNDRKFVFEWDASEDTSIDYNPLYKERHQVQLLGRGFIAGIDLKQQKREQSRFYGDLMEKRRTLEEKEQEEARLRKLRKKEAKQRWDDRHWSQKKLDEMTDRDWRIFREDYSITTKGGKIPNPIRSWKDSSLPPHILEVIDKCGYKEPTPIQRQAIPIGLQNRDIIGVAETGSGKTAAFLIPLLVWITTLPKIDRIEESDQGPYAIILAPTRELAQQIEEETIKFGKPLGIRTVAVIGGISREDQGFRLRMGCEIVIATPGRLIDVLENRYLVLSRCTYVVLDEADRMIDMGFEPDVQKILEHMPVTNQKPDTDEAEDPEKMLANFESGKHKYRQTVMFTATMPPAVERLARSYLRRPAVVYIGSAGKPHERVEQKVFLMSESEKRKKLLAILEQGFDPPIIIFVNQKKGCDVLAKSLEKMGYNACTLHGGKGQEQREFALSNLKAGAKDILVATDVAGRGIDIQDVSMVVNYDMAKNIEDYIHRIGRTGRAGKSGVAITFLTKEDSAVFYDLKQAILESPVSSCPPELANHPDAQHKPGTILTKKRREETIFA